In a genomic window of Candidatus Omnitrophota bacterium:
- a CDS encoding argininosuccinate synthase, with protein sequence DFIIPALKANAVYEGKYLLATALGRPLIAKYLVQIAHKEKAGLVAHGCTGKGNDQVRLEVAVGILDPKLEIIAPVREWEFKSREEEIEYALKYNIPIDVTKKKPYSVDRNLWGISIEAGVLENLEQEPPEDAYMITKSPTHNSSYPRYIEVTFAKGVPVKIDGKVFKAKNLINYLNEVGGQFGVGRSDMVENRLVGIKSREIYEAPAATILYTAHKELEALVLDRELAHFKEMISLKYAELVYYGLWFSALKDALDGFVDKTQKLVSGTIKLRLSKGSCVVAGRKSNNSLYKKELSTYGKEDKFDQKLAEGFIKLWGMPYKR encoded by the coding sequence GATTTCATTATTCCCGCTTTAAAGGCCAATGCTGTTTATGAGGGTAAATACCTTTTGGCTACGGCGTTGGGCAGGCCGTTAATCGCTAAATATTTAGTGCAGATTGCGCATAAAGAGAAGGCCGGACTGGTTGCGCACGGCTGCACCGGAAAAGGCAATGATCAGGTCAGGCTTGAGGTTGCCGTGGGTATACTTGATCCGAAATTGGAAATTATTGCTCCGGTTAGAGAATGGGAATTTAAATCGCGGGAAGAAGAGATTGAATATGCGTTAAAATATAATATCCCGATTGATGTAACCAAGAAAAAACCTTACAGTGTTGACAGGAACCTTTGGGGCATAAGCATAGAGGCCGGCGTCTTAGAAAATTTGGAGCAGGAGCCTCCGGAAGACGCCTATATGATTACCAAGAGCCCGACGCATAATTCAAGCTATCCCCGGTATATTGAGGTAACTTTTGCAAAGGGAGTGCCGGTTAAAATCGACGGAAAAGTTTTTAAGGCCAAGAATCTGATTAATTACCTTAATGAAGTTGGCGGGCAATTTGGGGTAGGCAGAAGCGATATGGTTGAGAATAGGCTGGTGGGGATTAAATCCCGGGAGATTTATGAGGCACCCGCGGCTACTATCCTTTATACCGCGCATAAAGAATTAGAGGCGTTGGTGCTGGATAGAGAGCTGGCGCATTTTAAGGAAATGATCAGCCTTAAGTATGCTGAATTAGTTTATTATGGTTTGTGGTTTTCTGCTTTAAAAGATGCTTTGGATGGTTTTGTGGATAAGACGCAAAAGTTAGTCAGCGGAACCATTAAACTGAGACTGTCTAAAGGATCCTGCGTTGTGGCGGGGAGAAAATCCAACAACTCACTCTATAAAAAAGAATTGAGTACTTACGGTAAAGAAGATAAATTCGACCAGAAGTTGGCCGAAGGTTTCATTAAGTTATGGGGAATGCCTTATA